From a single Drosophila sulfurigaster albostrigata strain 15112-1811.04 chromosome 3, ASM2355843v2, whole genome shotgun sequence genomic region:
- the LOC133841630 gene encoding phospholipid scramblase 2 isoform X5: MPQSVAVATAVAVPACSSNYISTLDLTKADSGDQREGATPTAEAASGVSSGSKVLRFIWHTLYNKYSYFCTRSQTLKQLVCREANKPLPKKFRHTMRLNKSAKRKGYEFYMSDEDKSIPTGIPNCPRGLEYLTSIDQLLVKQKVELLEAFTGFETNNKFSIKNALGQKVYFAAEDNDCCTRNCCGPARPFDMKVFDNYQQEVIHMYRPLACSACCFPCCLQTMEVSAPPGNPIGSIEQEWSICSPSFRILNHLGDTVLRIEGPFCTFSLCGDVEFNIVSLTGEKVGKISKQWSGLAREIFTDADFFGITFPLDLDVRMKAVLLGATFLIDAMFFEKSGNRESDRPGMF; encoded by the exons ATGCCACAGTCGGTCGCAGTGGCAACCGCAGTTGCAGTTCCAGCTTGCAGCTCGAATTACATCTCCACATTGGATCTAACCAAAGCCGACTCGGGGGACCAGAGAGAGGGCGCAACACCAACAGCTGAGGCTGCGTCTGGCGTCAGCAGTGGGTCAAAAGTCTTGCGCTTCATTTGGCACACACTGTACAACAAGTACAGCTATTTCTGCACCAGATCCCAGACTCTGAAGCAGTTGGTCTGCCGCGAGGCCAACAAACCGCTGCCCAAGAAGTTCAGACACACGATGCGATTGAATAAATCGGCCAAGCGCAAGGGCTACGAGTTCTATATGAGTGATGAGGACAAGAG TATACCTACAGGAATTCCGAACTGTCCGCGCGGATTGGAATACCTTACGAGTATCGACCAGCTTTTAGTTAAGCAGAAGGTGGAGCTGCTCGAGGCATTCACCGGCTTCGAGACCAACAATAAGTTTTCAATCAAAAACGCGCTCGGCCAGAAGGTCTACTTTGCGGCTGAGGACAACGATTGCTGCACCCGCAACTGTTGCGGTCCGGCTCGCCCCTTCGATATGAAAGTCTTTGATAATTACCAGCAAGAGGTCATTCACATGTACCGTCCATTGGCATGCTCGGCCTGTTGCTTCCCCTGCTGCCTGCAGACCATGGAGGTGTCGGCCCCACCCGGCAATCCCATTGGCTCCATCGAGCAGGAGTGGTCCATCTGCTCGCCCTCGTTCCGTATTCTCAATCACCTGGGCGACACTGTGCTCCGCATCGAAGGTCCCTTCTGCACCTTCTCGCTCTGCGGCGATGTCGAGTTCAAT ATTGTCTCGCTTACCGGCGAGAAGGTGGGAAAGATCTCCAAGCAGTGGTCGGGTTTGGCTCGTGAAATCTTCACGGATGCCGATTTCTTTGGCATCACTTTTCCACTTGACTTGGATGTTCGCATGAAAGCCGTGCTGCTGGGCGCCACGTTCCTCATT gATGCAATGTTCTTTGAGAAGTCCGGAAATCGCGAATCGGATCGACCTGGAATGTTTTAG
- the LOC133841630 gene encoding phospholipid scramblase 2 isoform X4, with translation MRTRGDWMSIPTGIPNCPRGLEYLTSIDQLLVKQKVELLEAFTGFETNNKFSIKNALGQKVYFAAEDNDCCTRNCCGPARPFDMKVFDNYQQEVIHMYRPLACSACCFPCCLQTMEVSAPPGNPIGSIEQEWSICSPSFRILNHLGDTVLRIEGPFCTFSLCGDVEFNIVSLTGEKVGKISKQWSGLAREIFTDADFFGITFPLDLDVRMKAVLLGATFLIVSIIHCYLIAVCIIQFFRLILMTHRLTRMQCSLRSPEIANRIDLECFSGFRV, from the exons ATGAGGACAAGAG GCGACTGGATGAGTATACCTACAGGAATTCCGAACTGTCCGCGCGGATTGGAATACCTTACGAGTATCGACCAGCTTTTAGTTAAGCAGAAGGTGGAGCTGCTCGAGGCATTCACCGGCTTCGAGACCAACAATAAGTTTTCAATCAAAAACGCGCTCGGCCAGAAGGTCTACTTTGCGGCTGAGGACAACGATTGCTGCACCCGCAACTGTTGCGGTCCGGCTCGCCCCTTCGATATGAAAGTCTTTGATAATTACCAGCAAGAGGTCATTCACATGTACCGTCCATTGGCATGCTCGGCCTGTTGCTTCCCCTGCTGCCTGCAGACCATGGAGGTGTCGGCCCCACCCGGCAATCCCATTGGCTCCATCGAGCAGGAGTGGTCCATCTGCTCGCCCTCGTTCCGTATTCTCAATCACCTGGGCGACACTGTGCTCCGCATCGAAGGTCCCTTCTGCACCTTCTCGCTCTGCGGCGATGTCGAGTTCAAT ATTGTCTCGCTTACCGGCGAGAAGGTGGGAAAGATCTCCAAGCAGTGGTCGGGTTTGGCTCGTGAAATCTTCACGGATGCCGATTTCTTTGGCATCACTTTTCCACTTGACTTGGATGTTCGCATGAAAGCCGTGCTGCTGGGCGCCACGTTCCTCATTGTAAGCATCATCCATTGTTATCTAATTGCAGTCTGTATCATTCAGTTCTTTCGTTTAATACTCATGACACATCGGCTGACGAG gATGCAATGTTCTTTGAGAAGTCCGGAAATCGCGAATCGGATCGACCTGGAATGTTTTAGCGGCTTCCGTGTATAA
- the LOC133841630 gene encoding phospholipid scramblase 2 isoform X3 — MPYSEAYNTGGGGGGAPVPFGAGAGVPGGPVQVTQPYGYPPGPAQPPGPPQPYGPPGQPIITQPGMQPGQPQQGGPGGDWMSIPTGIPNCPRGLEYLTSIDQLLVKQKVELLEAFTGFETNNKFSIKNALGQKVYFAAEDNDCCTRNCCGPARPFDMKVFDNYQQEVIHMYRPLACSACCFPCCLQTMEVSAPPGNPIGSIEQEWSICSPSFRILNHLGDTVLRIEGPFCTFSLCGDVEFNIVSLTGEKVGKISKQWSGLAREIFTDADFFGITFPLDLDVRMKAVLLGATFLIVSIIHCYLIAVCIIQFFRLILMTHRLTRMQCSLRSPEIANRIDLECFSGFRV, encoded by the exons ATGCCGTACTCAGAAGCTTACAACaccggaggaggaggaggaggagctcCAGTTCCGTTTGGCGCTGGCGCCGGAGTACCAGGAGGTCCAGTGCAAGTGACTCAGCCCTATGGCTATCCACCTGGACCGGCACAGCCTCCAGGGCCACCACAACCATATGGACCGCCTGGACAGCCGATTATCACGCAACCAGGCATGCAGCCGGGTCAGCCACAGCAGGGTGGACCAGGAG GCGACTGGATGAGTATACCTACAGGAATTCCGAACTGTCCGCGCGGATTGGAATACCTTACGAGTATCGACCAGCTTTTAGTTAAGCAGAAGGTGGAGCTGCTCGAGGCATTCACCGGCTTCGAGACCAACAATAAGTTTTCAATCAAAAACGCGCTCGGCCAGAAGGTCTACTTTGCGGCTGAGGACAACGATTGCTGCACCCGCAACTGTTGCGGTCCGGCTCGCCCCTTCGATATGAAAGTCTTTGATAATTACCAGCAAGAGGTCATTCACATGTACCGTCCATTGGCATGCTCGGCCTGTTGCTTCCCCTGCTGCCTGCAGACCATGGAGGTGTCGGCCCCACCCGGCAATCCCATTGGCTCCATCGAGCAGGAGTGGTCCATCTGCTCGCCCTCGTTCCGTATTCTCAATCACCTGGGCGACACTGTGCTCCGCATCGAAGGTCCCTTCTGCACCTTCTCGCTCTGCGGCGATGTCGAGTTCAAT ATTGTCTCGCTTACCGGCGAGAAGGTGGGAAAGATCTCCAAGCAGTGGTCGGGTTTGGCTCGTGAAATCTTCACGGATGCCGATTTCTTTGGCATCACTTTTCCACTTGACTTGGATGTTCGCATGAAAGCCGTGCTGCTGGGCGCCACGTTCCTCATTGTAAGCATCATCCATTGTTATCTAATTGCAGTCTGTATCATTCAGTTCTTTCGTTTAATACTCATGACACATCGGCTGACGAG gATGCAATGTTCTTTGAGAAGTCCGGAAATCGCGAATCGGATCGACCTGGAATGTTTTAGCGGCTTCCGTGTATAA